One Plasmodium vivax chromosome 13, whole genome shotgun sequence genomic region harbors:
- a CDS encoding dimethyladenosine transferase, putative (encoded by transcript PVX_085660A) has product MRAGGLALLRNLQNALSSSSAAKMKPKRGYHQGVANKPVSILKNVSDAIGKKKSAPQGGNASRHISTSKPKSGNKMNMILYKKHGQHLLKNPGILDKILLAAKIKSSDVVLEIGCGTGNLTVKLLPIAKKVITIDIDARMVSEVKKRCLYEGYNNLEVYEGDAIKTVFPRFDICTANIPYKISSPLIFKLIAHRPLFKCAVLMFQKEFADRMLANVGDSNYSRLTVNVKLFCKVVKICNVDRSSFNPPPKVDSVILKLIPKENNFFINFDEWDNLLRICFSRKRKTLHAIFKRNAVLNMLEHNYKNFCTFNKIVPVNFPFKKYCLDTLKELDMTECRSVSLDENDFLKLLLKFNKKGIHFFNISNVGSSRAANIVLNEEGDVRGDGGVGGAGGAGSDSSDDSDSDGYDDVDSIHEKV; this is encoded by the coding sequence ATGCGAGCAGGCGGCCTCGCCCTTCTGCGCAACCTGCAAAACGCCCTCTCCAGCAGCAGCGCGGCGAAGATGAAGCCCAAGCGCGGGTACCACCAAGGGGTGGCCAACAAACCCGTGAGCATACTGAAAAATGTGAGTGACGCGAtagggaaaaagaaaagtgccccccaagggggaaacgCGAGCAGGCACATCAGCACGTCCAAGCCGAAAAGcggaaacaaaatgaacatgatACTGTATAAGAAGCACGGACAGCACCTGCTCAAGAACCCCGGTATATTAGATAAAATTCTATTGGCAGCCAAAATAAAGAGTTCAGACGTGGTGCTGGAAATAGGATGCGGGACGGGAAACCTAACAGTGAAATTATTACCTATAGCGAAAAAAGTGATCACCATAGATATCGACGCAAGAATGGTAagtgaagtgaaaaaaagatGTCTGTATGAAGGGTATAACAATTTGGAAGTGTACGAAGGGGATGCCATAAAAACAGTTTTCCCCAGATTTGATATATGCACAGCGAACATTCCATATAAAATATCCAGCCCACTCATTTTCAAGTTAATTGCACACAGACCATTATTCAAATGTGCCGTGTTAATGTTTCAAAAAGAATTTGCAGACAGGATGCTAGCCAATGTAGGCGATAGCAACTACAGCAGGCTGACTGTAAATGTGAAGTTATTCTGCAAAGTTGTTAAAATATGCAATGTCGATCGAAGTAGTTTTaatccccccccaaaagtTGATAGCGTCATTTTGAAACTTATCccaaaggaaaataatttttttattaattttgatgAATGGGATAATTTGCTAAGAATTTGTTTTAgcagaaaacgaaaaacacttcatgccatttttaagagGAACGCTGTTTTAAATATGCTCGAACATAATTACAAGAATTTTTGTAcgtttaacaaaattgtgcccgttaattttccttttaaaaaatactgcCTCGATACTCTCAAGGAGCTGGACATGACTGAGTGCAGGAGCGTCAGTTTGGATGAAAACGACTTTTTAAAACTGCTGCTCAAgtttaacaaaaagggaattcacttttttaacatcTCCAATGTGGGCAGCTCGCGGGCGGCCAACATTGTGCTGAACGAGGAGGGGGACGTACGCGGCgatggcggtgttggcggcgcTGGCGGCGCAGGCAGCGACAGCAGCGACGATAGCGATAGCGACGGTTACGACGATGTGGACAGCATCCACGAGAAGGTGTAA
- a CDS encoding hypothetical protein, conserved (encoded by transcript PVX_085655A), which translates to MGRRRLDKNANDAATTNSGKNVKNTSIGKNVKSAKKRKRKKSSDSEDDDDIEITNTNVNLNRNVAVSCKFKQREKVDINLILAQDEADASKTKTYCWTKVNGGQSSLARRKFCIVCGFEGKYKCLKCYEHKPVSFIRYYCSLKCKKVHDESSCCKSKMLDTW; encoded by the exons atggGGCGAAGGCGCCTCgacaaaaatgcaaacgaCGCGGCCACCACGAACAGCGGAAAGAACGTGAAAAATACGAGCATTGGGAAAAACGTAAAGagcgcaaaaaagaggaaaaggaaaaagagctCCGATAGTGAGGACGACGACGACATTGAAATCACCAACACGAACGTCAATTTGAACCGAAATGTCGCCGTTTCGTGTAAATTCAAGCAGAGGGAAAAAGTGGACATCAATTTGATCCTGGCCCAGGACGAGGCCGACGCATCCAA AACGAAGACCTACTGCTGGACCAAAGTTAATGGAGGCCAAAGTTCCCTCGCGCGAAGAAAGTTTTGCATCGTTTGCGGGTTCGAAGGAAAATACAAATGTTTAAAGTGCTACGAACACAAGCCAGTGTCCTTCATCAGGTACTACTGTTCtttgaaatgtaaaaaggtCCACGATGAGTCCTCATGTTGTAAGAGTAAGATGTTGGACACGTGGTAG
- a CDS encoding hypothetical protein, conserved (encoded by transcript PVX_085650A) — protein MDFQRIATYCFLISYLIFCHIVWNGCYNIYSSTEDEVYNFLYYRKREKRPIKLEIRRELKVDHVKKVYVKKAPCPVLPRPIKSLFHLNWFRKSSDLVPISIQLYSMFDEKNNFLGFILLSSAIFTILEWMYIVYLASMLLWDGIIKPICKLLYLAISVYLILRFTVIFLPFTKSYMSQENYKYISSYVFNFYNIIMKISKEVSTLVNRVMQENGTINKEL, from the exons ATGGACTTCCAAAGAATAGCGACCTACTGCTTCCTCATTTCGTACCTGATCTTCTGCCACATCGTATGGAATGGGTGCTATAATATCTATTCCAGCACGGAAGACGAAGTGTACAATTTTCTGTATTATcgaaagagggagaaaaggcCCATCAAGTTAGAAATAAGAAGGGAGCTCAAAGTGGACCATGTGAAAAAGGTTTATGTGAAGAAGGCGCCCTGCCCCGTCTTGCCCAGGCCAATCA AGTCGTTGTTCCACCTCAACTGGTTTAGAAAATCCTCCGATTTAGTACCCATAAGCATCCAGCTATATTCTATGTTTGATGAGAAGAATAATTTTCTCGGATTCATTTTGCTCTCCTCCGCGATTTTTACCATACTGGAGTGGATGTACATCGT ATACCTCGCCAGCATGCTCCTATGGGACGGAATCATCAAGCCGATTTGCAAACTTCTCTACCTAGCAATCTCAGTCTACCTCATTTTACGATTCACAGTTATTTTCCTTCCATTCACAAAGTCCTATATGTCCCAAGAAAACTACAAGTACATATCGAgttatgtttttaatttttacaacatcattatgaag ATATCCAAGGAGGTGAGCACACTCGTGAACAGAGTGATGCAGGAGAATGGGACCATAAACAAGGAGCTTTAA